The DNA sequence AATCAATCGGGAGATTACAGTAGAATATATACAGGAGCTTGTTGCTGGCCATTTTGAGCTACCCGTAGAAATTCTGCAAGGGAAAACCCGTAAGCGGCAAGTGGTCATTGCTCGGCAATTGTCGATGTACTTGGCCAAACAACTCACCGACCAGTCGCTCAAAGCCATCGGTGCCAATTTTGGGGGGCGCGATCATAGCACCGTGATCTATTCCTGCAAAACGGTACAGGATTTGATGGAAACAGATGCCATTTTCAAGGACGCCGTATCTGATTTACAGCGAAAAATAAAAATGTCACTGAGTAATTAATTTCTTGGGAACTAAAGATCAAGCATTTAGGTTAAACCCCTTGAAAAAAGTTATTTTTTTCGCAAAAATGCTTGGCTAATAAACCTCAGTTATATACCTTTGCATCGCTCTTGAAAGAAGGGGCACGAAATTACATTTCTTGGTGACGTGGGTGAGTGGCTGAAACCACCGGTTTGCTAAACCGACGTACTCTTAACGGGGTACCGCGGGTTCGAATCCCGCCGTCACCGCTGAACTTTTTCCGGAGTTTTTTCTTCGGGGTGTGGCGCAGTCCGGTTAGCGCACCTGCTTTGGGAGCAGGGGGCCGCAGGTTCGAATCCTGCCACCCCGACAAAAGGTCAACAGTTACTTACTGTTGGCCTTTTTCTTTTTTAGCCTGAAAATCCAATATCCCCTTACGGTGCATAAAGTGCGCGTACCCCAGCATTTCCTGATAACCCGCTAGCGCGGTAAACAAGCGCTGAAGGTTGTCTTCCACATAGGTACTGCCAACAAAGTAAGCGAGATCGCGTGACAGGTACTCTTCGATGGTTTTACGTAAAGAGCTACCCGTGCTATCCATGTAGAGGGGATCATAGAGCATTGCGGACAGCTTTTCTTTGAGCAATTCTTCCAGTTTCGCTACTTCTTTCAGGTTTTGGATGATCTGTTCTTCCGGAGTAACCTCGGTAACGAACTGAAGCCGTTGCGAAAACTGGTGATGCAACTCCAATTGTTTATCGAAGGTGTCAACAAACGTAAAATAAGCAGCGTAGAGGTTCTTAAGTTCCGCAGCCTGTTCAGCCGTAGCCGCTTGGTGGAAATAGGTGAATATGCGCTGATCGTGTTCGGCAAGTTGTTCCTTTACTTGCTGGTGTTCGGCTTCTAGCTGGGTCAATAATTCCTTGCTTTCCGCTGCCCGGTATTTGCGACCGGCATAATCAAATGTTCTGATCGCTGTATTGCCCGTGGCAATTTGAGCAAGACTGAGCAAGTCCGTCTCCAGGCCGAGATACTGATAGATAAGGTCTAACCGTTGTTCCGTAAAAAGGTCTTTTGCACTGGCGATGCCTGCCAAATTGGAAGGAGCATCTAGGGGAAAAACCTGTATATTGTAATTGTCATAATAACCATGGTACATGGGTGCGAAAGTACCCTTGTCGTAATCTTCTTTAAACGCTGCGTTAAATTGAGATAACGATAAATCAGTAGGAACGTCGGAATAGACGACGATTTTAAATAGTTGACGGGTCATTTGCTGCTGAAGCTCCGTAATGTTTACAAAAAGTTCGTTCGCAGGAACAGGTACATTGTCTTGCTTTTCAAGTGAAAGTTTTTGCAATGCAGCTACCCGGTCAGCGGTACTAGGGTGGGAAGCCCACTGGTTATCGATTACCAGTTTGGAATGATTAAATTTGTCGAGATCATCGACAGTCACCTGGGGCAGCTTCTGTTCGATGGACAGCCGTTTTTCCTTAGCCAGGAAATGCAGCGTATAGAGTTGTTCCGCGTAAATGTTCTGGCTGGTGAGCTGATCGTCGATTTTGCGGCTATAAAAATTCAGCACCATATTAAGAGCCTCTTGGCACATATCTAGCCTTAGCAGCGCCTTACTCATCGGCTCTGAACCACTTACGTGCGCGGCGACCTCATCTGCGTGAAACTCCATCTCACGCGACAAGCTCATGTAACTAAGGTTGATGAAGTTGTACATATGCCCCAAAACCCACTGGATAGCTTGAACAATCCGAACGGCTCCGATTACAAACAGCGTAATTAACCCGTGGACACTGGCCCAACCACTAGCCAATTGGTGAAAGCCATCATTGTCGTAAAGCATATTATGGATGATCTGATTGGCATTGTAGACGTAGCTACCCACCTTCATGCTATTTTGAGAAAAGTGGCCAAACTCGTGGGCCAAAATCGCTTTAAACTCTTCGTCCGAAACGGTATTGACTAGGCCTAGGCCAATGATGAGGTTCTTCTTGATGGGAAAAAACATACTCCAGAAGTTAGAGTCGAAAAAGACCGCAGCATTCACGTCGTGGGAAAGGTATACGTGTTTAGGGAAACTTGTGCCTACTTCCTTGACAATATCATCTAGCAAAGCAAACAAACGTGGCTCCTGCTGTCGATTTATCTCGATAAACTCAGAACGATCAGTTTTGTGTTTTTTGAACAGAAACTTAAGGAGAAAAAAGACAACCAAAAAGCCCACACTCGCGAGTCCCAGACCGATCAAGAGCGTCCAAAAACCGGGGGCTGCGAGCACTAGTTGGATCGCGGCGAAGATACCGACAATGGTAAGCACGACGGCCAAGGCATAGGACGATGGCAAAAATAGCCTTTTTTGCCTGCTGTCGAAAGCTGTCAGAGATAGCAATATTTTGGACAGTCATTTTGAAAAAATTATCCGTTAATAGAGGTAGAGCGTGCCTTTAGGGCAAGACTAATTTACAGATAAATATACAAATTCTGTTCTCATTTTAGTTTCAACAACCGGGTATCGGACAGCTTTTTCGAGTAAATACAGTTTAAACATAAGCTTTAACATATAGTGTTAGAATTTCCATAGATGATAATTTCACTACTTAAATTCAACTTAATAAATGCCACTTTTGAAGTCCAGAAAAACAACCGTAAACTTTCCTTATCTTACTACTTATAAACCTTCTTAACAATGCTACCAATAGAAAATTTCCGCCTATTATTTATTTTACTCATTTTCGCTAGCTGCTCCTCCCCTACTCCAACCTACGATACGCTCATCACCAACGCTATGATCTACGATGGCTCAGGAAAAGCGCCGTACCTCGGTGCTATCGCCATCAAGGGGGATACGATTGCTGCCTTGGGTGATTTTGAAGGAACCGCCGAAAATATCATTGATGCCCAAGGAAAGGCGCTCGCTCCAGGCTTCATCAATGTCCTGAGCTGGGCCAATGTTTCGCTAATAGAGGATGGCCGCTCCCTGAGCGACCTCAAGCAAGGGGTCACCTTGGAGGTAATGGGAGAAGGTCGTTCGATGGGTCCTTTGAATGAGACCATGAAAACAGAAATGAAGGAAGACCAGAGCGACATAAAATACGATATTTCATGGACCACCTTAGGGGAATATCTGCAATTTTTGGAAAACAAAGGTGTAGCTACCAATATCGCTTCTTTTGTGGGCAATGGCACTCTGCGCCAGCACGTCATCGGCTACGACAATCGGCCAGCTAAACCGGAAGAAATGGCGGCCATGAAAGACCTTCTGGCGAAAGCCATGCAGGAAGGTGCTGTTGGTTTATCCTCTTCCTTACTCTATGCGCCCAGTCGATATGCCGACACCCAAGAATTGATCGAATTGGCCAAGGTAGCAGCGGAATATGGCGGCATCTACATCTCTCATATCCGCGACGAAGGAGATCAGCTCCTCGAATCCGTCGAAGAACTCATCACCATTGCTCGCGAAGCCAAAATTCCGGCTGAAATCTACCATCTTAAAGCTTCCGGACAACACAATTGGCATAAACTTGACAGTGTCTTCCAAATGATAGAAAATGCCAGAGCAGAAGGTCTCCAAATTACTGCCGACATGTACACCTACCCGGCCAGCTCCACGGGATTGCATACCCAACTTCCAGAATGGGTCAGGGAAGGTGGTGTTGATGCTGCGTTGGAGCGAATGGCTGACCCAAAGCTACGAGCGAAAATCCTAGAGGACATCCAGTTCTTTCACCCACCACAAAACATTCTGCTTGTTGGTTTCAAAAACCCTGAATTGCGCCAATACCAAGGGAAGCGGCTTGATGAAGTGGCTGCGATAATTGGAAAGCCTGCCGAAGAAGCCATGGTCGATTTGATGGTACAGGACCAAAGCCGCATCCAGGTCGTCTACTTCTCTATGTCGGAGGAGAACATTCAAAAGAAGATCGTGCAGCCCTGGATGAGTTTCTGCTCCGATGCTGGCTCCTACGCAGCCGAAGGCATCTTTTTGGCCTCAAGCACTCACCCACGAGCTTATGGCTCCTTTATCCGAGTATTGGGCAAGTACAGCAGAGACGAAGGACTATTCCCACTGGAAGAAGGCATCCGCAGATTGAGCGCCCTCCCAGCCGAGAACCTGCACCTGGACCGCAGAGGGAAAATCGCATCCGGCTACTTTGCCGACTTAGTACTTTTTGATCCCGAAAAGGTACAAGACAAAGCCACTTTCGAAGTACCCCATCAATATGCCGAAGGTGTAGAAAACGTATGGGTTAACGGTCAATTGGTTTTACAAAACGGAGAGGCAACAGGAACCTTTTCAGGTCGTTATTTAAAAAGAAAAAGCACCAAATAAAACCATGAAAGCATTATTCAACATCCGAGATTTACTTGAGGCTAACAAGATAGACGAGGCCATTACCGCCACGGAACACCACCTCGAACTATTCCCCAATGACATCGAGCGTCAAAAGTTGAGTGTCGTAAAAAAAGATTATCAAAAAGCAAAAGATGCGTTCCATTCAGGCATTCTTTCGCCAATACAATACCAAAATCAACTTGATCAGGTTATTCGTAACCTAAAGGGGATATTGACGCGCTTATTCCCCCAGCAGCAACAGCAACAGCAGCAGCAGCAGCAAGAGATACAAGAGCAAGAACAACACCAGCAATCTGCCCCACCGCCAGCAACTGCTCCGCCACCGCCACCCCGAGGAGGAATTTTCGATAAAGTTATTGATATCTTCAGAGATCTCTCCCCCAGTAAGCCCAAAAGGTCGAAACCCGGCGCAGGTGCGGGTAGGCCTTCGCGATCAGGTGCCACAAAAGGTACTAGCAATGAAGACTTTGAGACGAGTGATGAAATGCCCCCCATTGATTTTTCACTTGAAGAAGAGATGAGCGCAGAAGCAAGTCCTCCTGCTCCGCCGCCGCCAGCCCCATCAATGCCCGCTCCGGAACCTGCTGCGGAAGTTGCTTCTCCTTTTCAGAAAGGCAAAATCCTGTATGCAATTCCCGACCAAATGGCCATGGCTACAGCCAGCCGCTGTCGGGTAAGAATTGCTCCCGAACAAATCAGTGATGATGAGTTATTTTCCGGTCTCCAACCAAAAGAAAGAGAAAATGCAGCAAAAGAGTCCATCAAGATTACTTCGGTCATGAAAGTGGCCCTTGTTGAGGCACATGAAGGCGACAACTTTGACATTGTCTTCCGTAACAATGAAGAACAACCCATCCTCCCGTTTATGGCAACGGAATGGAGCTTTGATGTGACGCCTCGTCGCCCTGGCCATTATGCGTTACTTTTACGGGTCACCGCCAAAGTACAGGTTCCAGGCTATGGGGAACGCCCCTTTGACGTAGCCGTACTTGATCGCGCTATTCAGGTCAATACAACCGACGAGCCTTCGGTACAAGTGGATTTTCAGGAGCAACCTATCCCCGACCCGGAATGGGACCAAGATGATGAAAAAGCCGTAGAACACGCCCTGCTCCACGGTCGGGTAGACTTGGCCATTGAGCGCATCATCAATTTTGTGCAGGATAAAGACACTGATTTCCGCGATACCCTTCTCCTCCTTCAGTTTCGCTGGAATGACAACAGTAACCAGCTCCAAAACAAGTTGATTTCCGCTACAGATTGGGACAGGGTCAACAACCAGGTGCGGTATGCGATCACCCAACTGCTTGCAGAACTTAAAGAACACTATGCGCCAGGGGTTGCTGTTTCCAATTTGGATTGGCGAGCGGAGGGAAAAAATCTGCGTGAGAGGGGGGAATTAGTCTAGGTTGTTTTGGGGCCATGCCGTCAGTGGCGCTGCTTCCCAATCTCCCCTTCGGCACCGGGCTATCCACCGCTCTGCTTCGTGCTCCGTAGTCGGGTATAAAACCCAACGCTACGGAGCACGGAGCAGAGTGCTCCGTTTTGGCATATAGATATTTCGGTGCAACATCTCTGTTTGGGTATGCAGACGTTGCAGTGCAACGTCTCTACTCCTTGTTTTCCCCTCCCTCAAGGATGACTGGCGTAGGGACTAAATCCACGCCTTGGACGGTCGGTGGTGGTGGCGGCGGCGGATTGATTTTCGGAAACGAAATCACTCCCTGCAAAGGCCGCTGCATTCTCGCTTCGGAACGCTCGGCGGGTAAGTGTACCTGGCAACTCAACTGATAGTTGCTCATCTCCTGGTCGTTGATTCTACCCAATGGCCAGGTTTGTACTGTTTCTAAGATCAATACATATTCATGGCGACGAACATCCGTAACTACTTCTTTTACCTGGATTTCGATGGGGTCTAATTGATCGCTACTGCGCAAGGTTAACTCGCTGAAATAAGGGATTTCCAAGAAGTCAACCGGGTTTTCTTTGTCCTTAATTTCCAGCGGCACCTTCCACTGGAGCGCGAAACGTCGATCTTCCTTAATGGAGAGATCAAAACGCCCCTGCCCAAATTGAACTACAGGATGAGCACTGGTCGGTAGCTCTTCATTCACTGATAATTTTAGCACAGCATTACCGATCTGTTGCAAACTCCTGATTTGAAAAGACAAGTTTTGCTTCCCGGGTCGTTCAGCCAAAGGTCCCGTGAAAAGTTTTTTTGCAGGTTCTCCAATAATGGTAAAACGGCAGCCAAAACGACCCTCTTCCGAAAATGGTCGGGCTTCCAGGCGTGGAGCCTGAGCGTAAACACCCGGTGATACGGTTTCTATGACCCAACCGCCACGAGCCAGGGAGGCCGGAATACCTTCTAAGGTTAAATAATGTCGATGTTCCACCCCTTCTGTGAGTAGTGGGAATTCAGCATGCTTCTCAACAGCTGGTTGTAGCTGGGCAAAGTAGGCGATGATCGCATTAGGGTCAGGTAGGCGAGCATACCATTGCTGGCGGGTATATTTCTCATCAAAGTCAGCAAAAACGATGGTTTCCCAGTCAGTACCTGAGAAACTGGCCCTGCGACTACGCCCCCAATCCACTTGTGCATTGGCTTTAATCCCCAGAGGTGCGTTGATGTTCATCCCCAGCTCATTCTCAATTCGTCGACTTTCTTCCGCAGATGCGGTATGCTTAATCATGATTCCTGCAAAGGATTTCAAATAATAAGCCTGCCCGATGTACTCGGGATGCGTTTGGTAAAATTCCCATAGTCGCAACATCAAGCTAGTCGTTTGGGCGTCTTTCGCCCGTAGTGCAGTCTCCAAAGGACTGATAAAAGTGCCGGCAATCGCGAGCACCGTCGACTCCTTGCGATCATCCGTACTCAGGGCCGCTTTAAAAGCAGCATAAGGAGGTTCGACGCCGGCATCTAGTGCGGCCTTGAGGTAACCACTACAATTTTCCGTAAGGATAAACGTATCAAACTCATCTGCGGGAGACAGTTCGAAGGAGGAAGTAACCCCTGGCAACTCCAAGCGGTTGGCGGGCTGAAAACGAACCACATTCAAAGGCAAGGCTGTCTCATCTTGACTGAAGATATACTGCAGCAATCCCCCGCCGCTGAGGTCCGCTTCCTCTACTTTGGTCCGCAGATCGCGGCTACCTAAAAAGCGACTTATATCTGCAGGCAGAAAATCACGACTGCCCTCCGCAGTCGCGAAGCCGCAATATTGGTAATGACGTTGAAAAGTCTTCTGTAGCGCTCGCCCCAATGACACCCTTGAATAGACCTTTTCGGGTGGCCAACTCTCGGCACGATGTTCATTGAGTTTACTGCGGGCACGATCAATCCTTTGAGCATTAAGCGTTGGCGTCCCAAAAACGCTAAAAAACAATAACAATAACAAGCAGGGTAATTTTCCAGCAACCATATCACTCTTTATTTCTGGGCTAAAACTATCTTCACAAAAGGTTTATTTTACGGAATGGCAAGAATACAAACAGCTTTTGTGTCTTTGTACTTATTTTTGAAATATGTCACCACAAAAAATTCTTTCCGCAGCGCAGATACGCGCTTTAGATCAGCAGACCGTATCCCTGGAATCGATCACTTCCTACGAATTGATGGAACGAGCAAGCCGTGCCTTTGCCAGCCAGTTCCAAAAAGACTATCCCGATACAGACAAAAATATCCTGATCGTTTGTGGGCCAGGAAACAATGGAGGTGATGGACTTGCCATTGCCCGGATACTCTATGAAGCTTGTTACGAAGTGAGTGTGCTGGTCATCAACTTAGGAAAAAACAGCCCCGACCAGCAGGAAAACCTCAAGCGGTTACAAGAAAAACGGGGCGTTTCCATTCAGCGGTTATCTGAGGGAGATCCGCT is a window from the Lewinella sp. LCG006 genome containing:
- a CDS encoding M48 family metalloprotease, with amino-acid sequence MPSSYALAVVLTIVGIFAAIQLVLAAPGFWTLLIGLGLASVGFLVVFFLLKFLFKKHKTDRSEFIEINRQQEPRLFALLDDIVKEVGTSFPKHVYLSHDVNAAVFFDSNFWSMFFPIKKNLIIGLGLVNTVSDEEFKAILAHEFGHFSQNSMKVGSYVYNANQIIHNMLYDNDGFHQLASGWASVHGLITLFVIGAVRIVQAIQWVLGHMYNFINLSYMSLSREMEFHADEVAAHVSGSEPMSKALLRLDMCQEALNMVLNFYSRKIDDQLTSQNIYAEQLYTLHFLAKEKRLSIEQKLPQVTVDDLDKFNHSKLVIDNQWASHPSTADRVAALQKLSLEKQDNVPVPANELFVNITELQQQMTRQLFKIVVYSDVPTDLSLSQFNAAFKEDYDKGTFAPMYHGYYDNYNIQVFPLDAPSNLAGIASAKDLFTEQRLDLIYQYLGLETDLLSLAQIATGNTAIRTFDYAGRKYRAAESKELLTQLEAEHQQVKEQLAEHDQRIFTYFHQAATAEQAAELKNLYAAYFTFVDTFDKQLELHHQFSQRLQFVTEVTPEEQIIQNLKEVAKLEELLKEKLSAMLYDPLYMDSTGSSLRKTIEEYLSRDLAYFVGSTYVEDNLQRLFTALAGYQEMLGYAHFMHRKGILDFQAKKEKGQQ
- a CDS encoding amidohydrolase family protein codes for the protein MLPIENFRLLFILLIFASCSSPTPTYDTLITNAMIYDGSGKAPYLGAIAIKGDTIAALGDFEGTAENIIDAQGKALAPGFINVLSWANVSLIEDGRSLSDLKQGVTLEVMGEGRSMGPLNETMKTEMKEDQSDIKYDISWTTLGEYLQFLENKGVATNIASFVGNGTLRQHVIGYDNRPAKPEEMAAMKDLLAKAMQEGAVGLSSSLLYAPSRYADTQELIELAKVAAEYGGIYISHIRDEGDQLLESVEELITIAREAKIPAEIYHLKASGQHNWHKLDSVFQMIENARAEGLQITADMYTYPASSTGLHTQLPEWVREGGVDAALERMADPKLRAKILEDIQFFHPPQNILLVGFKNPELRQYQGKRLDEVAAIIGKPAEEAMVDLMVQDQSRIQVVYFSMSEENIQKKIVQPWMSFCSDAGSYAAEGIFLASSTHPRAYGSFIRVLGKYSRDEGLFPLEEGIRRLSALPAENLHLDRRGKIASGYFADLVLFDPEKVQDKATFEVPHQYAEGVENVWVNGQLVLQNGEATGTFSGRYLKRKSTK